Part of the Sulfoacidibacillus ferrooxidans genome, GTTACTAATATTACTTGAGCACCACACTCCTTCATATAATTTGCGGACAAGATATCCTCCTTTGATCTTGCGCTAAGAATTGCATAAGTCGTTTTCCCTTGCTTCGTTGCTAAATCAATTAAAGGTGCCATAGTCGCCAACCCTACACCGCGTGCAATGATCAAAAGATTTTTCCATTCTTTTTTTAAAATAAATCCATTTCCAAGTGGTCCGAATATATCCAACTTTTCTCCAGCTTGCATCTGAGACAAACTCTTTGTTCCCTCTCCTTTAATTAAATACAAAAAATGTACTTCATCTTTTTCCTTTACTATTTTATAAATACTCATTGGACGTCGAAGCAATGGAGAAATATGATTCGAACATTTCAAATAAAAAAACTGACCTGCTATGCACTCATCAATAACTTCCGGAGCATAGATTGCCATGTGTTTATAACGTGAACTAGCTTCTATATTGAACAAAACAGTACTTTGCAATAATTTCATTTCGTTACATCCTTTCCTTAATCATGATTATATCGGTTCTGCTAAACGAAGCATCGTATCGTAAAGAATATCCACCCCTGCTTCTATATCAAAAGGTTCCGTAAACTCTCCGGGCTGATGACTAATACCTCGCACAGATGGAACAAAAATCATACCTGTAGGACATAGTTTTGCCATATTCATAGCATCATGTCCCGCTCCACTTGCCATTTCTAAAAAGGATATATCTCGTTTTTCACAAGACTCTTTGATTATATTTCCTATGAATGAATTTAGTTCAATAGGCGATTCATCACTTAACAGCTGACTTTCAACTGTAAGTTTTCTACGATCAGCGATGTCATTAACAATTGAAAGTAAATTTAGATTTAATTGATGCTTAGTTGCACAGTCATTACTTCTAAATTCATAAATCAGTTCCACTTTCCCAGGGATTGTATTAACTGAATTGGGGTATACATGAAGTGATCCGACAGTCCCCACAGAATAAAAATGTTGCTCTAAGGTAGCAATTTTTTCTACAGCAAGAATTACTTCAGCAGCACCAACCAAAGCATCTTTGCGTAACTGCATCGTTGTTGTGCCAGAATGACCAGCTTCACCAGAGATAATAAGCCGATATCGAGTGGGTGCAGCAATTGAACCGACTACACCAATTTGTTTTTTCTTTTGTTCAAGTACAGGTCCTTGCTCTATATGAAGTTCAATAAATGCCTTTAAATCATCTGAGCTTCTATGTGCTTGCGGAAAACGAGCAAGATCAAATGCTTGTAAGCGAACTGCTTCCTCAAAAGATATACCTGTTTTATCAGTAAGACCCGTAATGATATTCATATCTAATAGTCCCACCATTGCCTTACTCCCAATTGTCGAGACTCCAAATCTAGTTGACTCTTCGCAAGTAAAAGCAATAACCTCAATAGGATATTTAGTTTTAATGTTCTTTCTATTAAGCATTCTTACTACTTCTAACCCAGCTAGGACACCTAATACACCATCATAACTTCCTGCATTAATTACAGAATCTAAATGGGAACCACAAGCAACTGCACATTTCTCAATACCTACTCCAGCTCGCCTAGCAATAACATTTCCTGCATCATCCACACGTACGTTCATGCCTTCGTTTTCACATAACTGTATAAATTGTCTTTTCGCCAATTTGTCAGATTCTGAGTACGCCAAGCGAGTGATCCCATTTGCCCCATATCCAAAACGTGAAAACACATCCAATAAAAAATGAATAGCCAACCCGCGTTCTTCATGATAACTAGGTTTTCCCACCCGTGACCCTCCTGTCACTAAATTTAATTCTTTATTTATCTAGTGTAGTAATCAAAACAAAGTAGATATATATATATTTCGCCAAATAAATCATGAAAGTATTGTCTAAATATACAAATGAAATTTTTAATTTATTTAATTTAATATCTTACTTATTTTTAATCCCAAATGAAGTTTTAATCTTCCTTCCGATTCTTGCAGACAACAACCTGTAACCTCTTCAATTCTTTGCAATCTATATTTAATTGTATTAGGATGAACAAATAAATCTTTCGCTGCATCAACGACATTAAAATCCCTATTAAAATAAGCAATTAAACTTTCAGTCAAATGCGCATCATGCGTAAGATCGTACGTCAAAAGTTGACCGATAGTCTCGTCATAAAATAACTTTACGTCCAAGTTCTCTTTTAAAAGGGAGAGAATCCTATATACCCCCAATTCGCCAAAATAAATGCATGTGTTATGCCCATATATCGGGCGTCCAAGTTGTATTGCCTTGCTAGCTTCAGCATATCCCTCGCGCAAACCATTAATCCCAGGATATGGTCTAGATATACCTACCGTAAAGGTGTATTCAGGAATATCTTTTATTAATTTTTTTTGTATTTCTTCCATTTCAATTTTAAGATGATTAATAATAGTTACTTGATCCTCATATCGATCATAAGGACATAACAAAATAAATTTATCATTCCATAAAATAATAATAACTTTGCGAAATTTATCTTGTGCTAGTCTTTCAATACTTTTCAATCCTCTTTGTTTAAATCCTTGAAAAGATAATTCATTGTCTAACTTATTTTCAATCAAACGCTTAACGTGATCTATATCAAAGATAGACACTACATAATCCATTGATAAATCCCAGTGAAATAATCGTGATTTTTCATTTATCTCCTCATCAGACGGTATGTTACCCAAGAGAATCTCCGACATAAAATCATTTTTATATTTTTGTTCCACTTCAATTTTTGTTCTCACTTCTAAAATTTGCAGTGATAGAAGTGGAATCACACGTTCAAGTATGGATAAATCATTTTGAGTAAATGTTCTTACCGTCTGCCAACATGTTAAAATACCCTCTAATTCTCCATTCAATATAATTGGGGCAACAATACACGGTAATACAACTCCATCTAATTTACGAGTCATACCCAAAGCACGCTTTGTTTTTAACAATGCTGTTCGTTGACTGATAGTTAAAGGTGTAATAACACTATTTGTATTCCTGAATAATAAAACATCAGAGACCTCCGATTCTAAAGTAACAAAATTGTGAATAAATTTTTCAATAATTTCAATTAACATTGAAAAATTTTTTCCTTCCATCGCCATTTCAGACAATACATAAAAGAAATTTTCTATATGTTCTCGATCAAATGATTGTTTATCTAAAATAAGCCCAGTTAAAGGAGTAATAATATCAATGTATTTTACATCTTTATCTATTTCAATAATCGGAAATTTTAAATTATTAGCCGCTTCGAGTATGCACTCTGGAATTTCATCAAAGAATCGATGGGTTTTTATAGCAAGCGCAGCACAGCCTTTTTCAACCAGTTGATAGACCAATTCTGACTGCGCTTGGATATCATCCTTAATTGCATATAGGCTAGTAAGTAAGAAATCCTTACCATTTAACCATTCAATTACATCAGGAACCTCCATCACTGTAACATACTCAATTTCTCTATCTATTCCATTTTTCCCTGCTACTATATTACAATGTGCAAGGCCACCAACTATCATAGCTTCTGCAACCGTTACTTTCACCATTATTCCTCCTTTTTCCATAAATACAGTTTATTTGCTATCTTTTTTACCAATTAGATTGACAACTCGTTGACGGCTTTATCAATTGACCAATTGGTCCTGTGATTGCTTTACCATCTTCCATCACTTGAATCCCACGTAAAAAAGAAGCAATTGGAGCACCCTGAATCTCCATACCTACAAATGGATTAATTTTATTCTTTGAAAACAACTCCTCATTACTTAACTTTCGAATGACATTCATATCAACTATAGTAATATCTGCATCGGATCCTTTACTTAATGCTCCCTTTTGTCCATACAACCCCCAAATCCGTGCTGGGTTCTCAGACAATAATGCAGCAACTTGATTAAGTGTGATTTTTCCTTGTGATGCGGCATGTAACATCAATGGAACAAGTGTCTGAACTCCACAGGCACCTGCAGGTACAGTCCAAATATCGCCCTTCTTTTCTTTCTCTTCATGAGGTGCGTGATCAGATCCTATTGTTTGAATCACTCCACTCTGAATGCCTTCCCAAAGTTTATTTTGATGATATTTTTCCCTTATAGGAGGGTAAACCTTCATATTCCCATTTAATCGTGAATAGTCTTCATCAGATAATACAAGATAATGAGGACACGTCTCTCCTGTAATCGGCAACCCCTCTGCCCTCGCAGACTTAATACACTCCAAACCTTCGCTAGAAGATACATGCACAATATGAAGATGTACACCTGTAGCTTTAGCAAGCATTATTCCATTTTGAATCGTTATCGCTTCAGAAAAAGGTGGACGTGAACGTAAAAATGATGCGTAATCAATATGACCAGATGCACGCTCCTGCAATGTTAAACGTGTAATGATGTAACTATTTTCAGCGTGAATAGCCAATGGTTTTTTTAATTGTTCAATAACTCTAAATGCATCGTAAATTTCGCCTTCATCAGGAGGCATCATAACATCATCCGCACTTGAAAAATTGTAAATAAGAGCTAGTGTCTTTTTATTTAATCCGTATCCCCAAAAAAGCTTAAATCCTACGACACCAGCTTTAGCTAATCCAGGCAAGTCCTTTTGATTAAGGTCTCCTAGTACCATACCCCATAATCCATAATCTACATATGCTTTAGATTTTAATTCTCGCACTCTTAAGTCAAAGGATTCAACGTCTTTAACTGGAGGAATACTATTTGGCATCTCTAAAATAGTAGTCACACCCCCTGCCGCTGCAGACATCGTCGAGTGAGCGAAGTCCTCCTTATCAGTTAATCCTGGATCTCGGCTATGCACGTGCTCATCTATAAAACCTGGGAACACATATTTCCCATCGGCATTATATATCTCTCTTGCTTTTGTTCTATCTATTTTTCCAACAGCGGCTATTTTACCATCTACGATTCCAATATCATTCCTACTGGTCAATTGCGGAGTTACAATCAACCCATTTTGAATGACTAAATCAAACATCATCATTACCCCCTACACGAATTAATAAATACATACAATAATAATTAAAAATTACTTTTGAAGGAGGCGATAATATCTTTACCTCCCTCAAAAGTAGTAATAAACCTTAAAGTTTATTTCCTTAATACTAATTTATTGTTATCTTTAGTTAAATAATAAATTTTATTGAAAATTAATTTTGATTAAGCTGGTAACTCTATACCCTTTGTTTCCGGAACCAGAAGCCAAGTAAATAATGCTGCAAATGGATAAACAATAAACAAGAACCCTAGAGCTGCATATAAAGACATATGCACGGCAAGCAAACCGATAAGAAGAGGGCCAAATCCACCCCCGATTCCTCGTCCTGTACCAAATATGAAATTTTCAGCAGTTGATCTTGCTGCGGTAGGAAAATGCTCTGATAAAATTGCACCATATCCACCCATCCCACCGTTGACAACTGCCCCAAGTACGAATCCACCAAATAACACTATACTTGGATTTGAAATAGAGAAATAAATCGGGATTACAATTGCTGTAAGTAAAAATAAAGTAATATACATGGGTTTGCGACCAATTTTATCGCAAAGTACCCCAAATAAAATAATTCCGCCAATCATACCCGCGGTGGTGATTAATTCCCATTCCGTAGTATCAGCCAAACTATAATGATGGTACTTAGCAAGTGCCGTTGGCATCCAAATCATAATGCCATAATATCCAAAATTTTGAACTGCAGTCATAAACCAAAGTCCAATAGTAGCCTTTGCACGCGTAGTTGTATTAAATAAATAGACCAGAGGAAATTTTTTATTTCCGCTACTTTTATTTTCTTCAAAAATTGCAGGTTCTTTTATTTTTAAACGAGACCATACTGCCAATGCAGCAGGAATTACACCTACTACCATCACACCCCGCCAACCCCAAATTGGCATAACCAACAATGTCACGATTGAAGCTAATAATGCACCTATACTAAAACCTACTGCTACATACGATCCGGCACGAGCACGCCACTTACTTGGCCAAGTTTCTGTCACAAGTGCCATTCCAATACCAAACTCTCCTCCAATACCAACTCCAACAAGAAATCGTAAAATCATAAGATATTCATAACTTGGTGAAAACGCTGAAATGCCTGTTGCTAATGCATACACTAAAATAGAATAGGTAAAAGTTTTCACTCTACCAAAATAATCAGCTAAAAAGCCAAAGACATAGGCCCCTAACCATGTACCAATCATGGTTGCTGTAGCAATTGATCCAGCTTGAATGGTCGTTAGTGCAAAAGTGGCCACAATTGCCGGTAACGTATATGAAATAATAAGTTGGTCTAAGCCATCAGCTAAGTAGCCTAACCCAGCTGCCCAAATATTTCGTCTTTTTTCTGTTTGCGAAACTTCAATTATGTTCGTTCTCTCAATTGCAGCCTCCAGCATTCTTCATCATTCCTCCTGCTTTAAATTTAAATACTTCCTTTTCTCGTAAACTTTTAATCATAACTTTTAAAGAGTTTATAATTCTACTAATTAAGAAAAACTTCTTCCACCTCCAAATCATCCTATGAACTAGTGAAACAATTTGTCTGATTGTATAATATTCATCTGGTTAGCATGATAGATATCATAACGTAGTTTGTAAAAAAAGTCTTTGTTATTTTGCACAATTACTAAGAATCAATCTTATTATTATTGACAAACATATAATAAAAACCTCTATATTTATTCGAAATGATTCTTTATAGTGAAATATGAGAAGCCGTCATTTTTTCAGATGTAATTAAATATGACATTAAATGATATATTATTTATACTAATTGTCTTGTTATTAGATCAAGTTTAATGTGTACATTCCCCTAGGTAAACGTCATTATGATAACCTTTGGTCTGACCTTCGATGCATTTCACCTTCATGCATTTCACCTTCATGCATTTCACCTTCATGCATTTCACCTTCATGCATTTCACCTTCATGCATTTCACCTTCATGCATTTCACCTTCATGCATTTCACCTTCATGCATTGCTCATCACGCCATGTGAAATACTCCGCCATATCTAAGTATTTATGTCCCATTTGCCACTTTACTTTCTTCTCCATTAACAATGCACCAATGAGTCTAGTTACGGAATCTCGGTTCGGATAGATATGAATCACACTGTCACGACAACGTATCTCATCGTTTAGCCGCTTGATCCCGTTAGTTGTGCACAGTCGATCGCGATATCGGTCAGGAAGGGACAGTGCCGCCGTACTATCATCAAATCCGTTCTCAAGAACAGCAATGGCTTTTGCTGCTTCTCCCCGTATTCCTCCAAGACTTTGTTTATCAACAATTTCGCTGTTTCTAAGTCGGGTACATTGAGAATGGCACGTACCTAACCGTACAACTCGTCGTGTAGACTTTTTGGTGTCGTATCCAAAAAGTTACGCATGAAGTGTATTTGGCACCGTTGCCTTGTGCTACCCTGAAACTAAGATTGTAGTGCCTTTACAAGTCCGCTGTGGCTATCTAACCCTACCATGTCCACACCGCGTAGATCTCAACTTTTCAGCCATGTAAAGAACTCAGACCAATTCCCCGTTGACTCACTATCACCAATCATCATGCCAAGAATTTCTCGATATCCTTCTTCATTCACACCGATCTCAATCATCACCGAACGAGCACGGACACGTGTATTTGCTAACGGTACTTTGAGCCACTTTGATCAACTGAGTGAGAGCCACTTCGCATGGAAGTTGATCTAAATATGGGTGCACTAGACATGCAGTCTCCAGGGGTATAACTTGTCGCGAAAGCGCGATCTCCAAGGAATTCCGCGAGGCAAGCGAGCCTATCATACCCCTCACTCCACGTAAATTGCGCTAGTTTGCTGGAAATATGGTGGCTCTCGTTGAAACGATCGAAGTGGCTCAACTGATGTGTAGCGAAAACAACACGTCCATCCTATTGACTTAGTACAAAATTTTAATCTTTACTTGCAGTTGACAGTATAACTAGATCCTTACTTCGCTAATCTTAGAGAGTTTCAGCTTGTTACCATCAAGCGAATTTCGGCCTTGAGGATAGGTGAACGAGTCATATCATCCTATGGATTTGCAACATGTATGTTTTGCAAGTGAAAAGTACATAGTATTGCAGTAAATGTTTTCATAGGACACTACCAAAACAGAGAATTAGAATTTCATATTAGACAGCACAATATTTTAATCGGTAGCTTTCGCCCGTGAAGGCCAGGATGTATGCATGGAGTATCAATCGGTCGACAAGTGCAGTGGTGAGTCGGTTGTCTCTAAATATGGTTCCCCATTAGATTAGACATCACAATGACACTCCTGCTCTCGCAAAAATGAGAAATCACGTGAATAACAGCGGAGTACCAGTTTAGTGAAATGGTGTACATCCTATTTCATTCAAGATGAGTAGTGCGTAGTCTTGTTATTCTATGTGAAACCGCACTAGCGTCCCATCTTCATTTTTCTTTTGCAGCATAGCCACTGACTCGTGTACCCGAAAGAATCTCTCCTCCTTGCCACAAGCCGTAGGTGTCAGAACTTGCATGTTGGGCATGATCGTAAAGTTTTATACGTTCGAGGATTTAGTGATTCGTCTATCTGATCCGAAGAGACGGTCACTGAAATGGTGATATGAGCCTGTGGATCGAGAAGGATCAAAATTGCTATTTAAAGTAATCCCCAATTGTTACGAAAGCTGAATCTAGTGGTTACAAAGAATCTCGAGTCCTACAAATGGGGATCCGTGATTACGAATGACCAATTCGTTGCAAATAAAATTAACCCCCCTCGCACATCACAAACATTTGCTCGTCTTCGAAGTCGACAGATATATAATGTAGCATGCTTTGATAAAACTGTAATGAAAAATATCCATATGTTAGATTGTTGTGTAGATACACACAATTTTTAGGATATTTTCGTTTGACAAAAAACAACGTAATTATTTATTATGAACCCTTTTCATCCTTCTGCTAGTGCCACTTAGGCAAAATAGTGTTCTATTCACTTAAAATCACTACAGAACTTCATGTTGTAAATGTTATGCACAAATTAATTGCGATTCTATGACTTTTATACTAGCGAAAAACAAATATTGTCTCTTCCGTGAGACTTCATTATCCTTTGATCATTAAGCAGACAAAGGTGTATAATATCCCTCCCCACTACATCAGCAGTCAATCCGCTGGTTCCGTGCTATGTCGTTCGGAGATGAACCAAACGAAAACCACTTGCAATGATTCAAGATAACGATAGTTCACCTATTACTTAGGAAATTTAAATCAAATATTTAAGTTTCTATTAGACTGACAATGGTGTAGAAATATTCTTTGCTGTTGTTTTACACATATCATGGCAATGAGCCTCAGATCCACAACACACTGAACAGATCCCCCCTTTATGAAATGGACAATAGACCATATCAATTGCCTCAAATTGATCGTGACAGTGCGTACATGTCGATAAAGAAGCTGAGCTTGGCTGTACCTGTGCTGTACTATTTACGTGATAGGTCTTGCCTCGAGTTATCAATGCTATAACAGGAGGAAGAACTAACCCTAATACCGCTGATACAAATGGAGCCAAACTAACCCCCTCAGACCCACCCATTCCAAACGCTAAAGGGATTGCTACTACTAAAGCACCAACTAATGACCCTACTCCAACAATATTGAAATGAGGAAGAAATGCTCGTTTATATTCATAGTTAGGCGGACTTAGCTTGAGCATCCATTTATTAAATAGCGTATCGGACACTACACTCATCGCCCACGCAATAATAAAAACTCCTTCGAATGTAAGGATCTGTAGCATACGAGAAAATATATCGCCCATCATTAAGATAGTTCCAAGAATAGCAGTTAAAACTCCCCACCATTGGCGTCCGGGTGTGAAGTGGAAAACACGAGAGAAGAAGTTTGAATATGCAAGAGATCCACTGTATACATTGACAGTATTAATACGCACCTGTGTAATAAGAGCAATTAATAACCCTCCAAAACCTAAAACGGACATAAAGTAAGTGCCTGGATTACTTTGATTCAATTCTAGTCCAAAATAGGATCCCATTAAAACAACGACTAGAAAAGTAAATCCCATCACCATATAGCCATTAAAAAACGATCCAATTCCTTTGTCTTTTGGACGAACAAAACGACCAAGATCCGCTCCTTGTGTTCCCATACTAATGAGAGCAAAGACAGTAGCCGCTAATTGAAGAAGAATGGGACCTGAAGTAGTGGAAGGTGCTACTGCCGGATGATAACTTAACCATGGAATTTGATGAATCATATGTGCGACATGATACCAAACAATACCCATCGCTAAAATATAAATAGGAAGTGTAATCCACATTAACCAGTTTAAAAAAACCATCCCCCACGTAGCAAATACAATAAAAATAACCCCAATAAGAATTTCCCATACTAAATTCGGGACAGTCGGAATTCCAGAATGTAACGCGGCAACTAAAATAGACCCTTCAAATGCAAAAAACATGATATAGTTAAAACTATAAACAATAGAGGCAATTGCTGATCCCATAAAGCCATACCCACTACCTCTAGTGATTAAATCACTATCTAATCCTGTTTGGGATCCAATCCAGCTAAAGAAGAATCCAACTGACCCAATCATAATGACGCCAAAAACCATTCCCAAAATGGTTGGTATTGTGCCATATTCAAAAGTTAGTTCACTTCCCCAAGCCAGGAAAAACATGGCTGTTGAGGACCCAATTAGCACGCTAAAAATACTGGACCAATGCCATAGGCGAAAACTTTGCGGAACATAACGTAACGCATAGTCTTCACGACGGTCTCGTGAGTTTGAGTGCTTCACTATTTAACCCCCCAATTAAATAAACATAAATTCAAAATCCCATTTTTGAGATTACTGCTAAATTTAATTAAGGACTATTATGTAAGTACAGCACTAAATAACATCTATTATGGTGTAATTCACACTGCTCCTCTAAATAAATTATTTAATTCTCGTATATTAATCTGAATAGTAATATAAAATTATAAAAAAATCAATATTTAGTTTTTATGTTCCGGAATTGGATCAAGTCCTAAATGTGGTGTAATTTCGCCTCACGGTAGATATTAAGTTATGTCAGCTGACTTACTGCAGTATCAGTTGTTTTACTATTTTTTTCTGTTATTATGCACGTAAAATACTCTTCCATATCCAGGTATCTTTTTACTTTTAGTTTTTAGTTCAGTACGTCAGTGTATACCTGAATTTTTAATTGTGTTGTATTCATCAAACTTTTTTGTCAAACGATCTGCAATTAATCGTCTAGTGGCTCCCTTACGAGAATCATATTCACCCTATTGTCTCTGTGAAACAGTTGAGTGGTAGGTATTTAAAGTAACATCAACTCTTGATCATGTAATTTATAATGATAATTTCTTTATTAAACATATAATCTCCCATCATTTA contains:
- a CDS encoding dihydroorotate dehydrogenase electron transfer subunit — its product is MKLLQSTVLFNIEASSRYKHMAIYAPEVIDECIAGQFFYLKCSNHISPLLRRPMSIYKIVKEKDEVHFLYLIKGEGTKSLSQMQAGEKLDIFGPLGNGFILKKEWKNLLIIARGVGLATMAPLIDLATKQGKTTYAILSARSKEDILSANYMKECGAQVILVTDEDGNSDMVYVRKLIESMIDSKSIDALFTCGSKRLTNLLKNISLQYKIPGQVALEENMGCGLGMCFCCVKPFQRAGKIINLRVCSEGPIFQLEEVMEI
- a CDS encoding Zn-dependent hydrolase; amino-acid sequence: MGKPSYHEERGLAIHFLLDVFSRFGYGANGITRLAYSESDKLAKRQFIQLCENEGMNVRVDDAGNVIARRAGVGIEKCAVACGSHLDSVINAGSYDGVLGVLAGLEVVRMLNRKNIKTKYPIEVIAFTCEESTRFGVSTIGSKAMVGLLDMNIITGLTDKTGISFEEAVRLQAFDLARFPQAHRSSDDLKAFIELHIEQGPVLEQKKKQIGVVGSIAAPTRYRLIISGEAGHSGTTTMQLRKDALVGAAEVILAVEKIATLEQHFYSVGTVGSLHVYPNSVNTIPGKVELIYEFRSNDCATKHQLNLNLLSIVNDIADRRKLTVESQLLSDESPIELNSFIGNIIKESCEKRDISFLEMASGAGHDAMNMAKLCPTGMIFVPSVRGISHQPGEFTEPFDIEAGVDILYDTMLRLAEPI
- a CDS encoding PucR family transcriptional regulator; protein product: MKVTVAEAMIVGGLAHCNIVAGKNGIDREIEYVTVMEVPDVIEWLNGKDFLLTSLYAIKDDIQAQSELVYQLVEKGCAALAIKTHRFFDEIPECILEAANNLKFPIIEIDKDVKYIDIITPLTGLILDKQSFDREHIENFFYVLSEMAMEGKNFSMLIEIIEKFIHNFVTLESEVSDVLLFRNTNSVITPLTISQRTALLKTKRALGMTRKLDGVVLPCIVAPIILNGELEGILTCWQTVRTFTQNDLSILERVIPLLSLQILEVRTKIEVEQKYKNDFMSEILLGNIPSDEEINEKSRLFHWDLSMDYVVSIFDIDHVKRLIENKLDNELSFQGFKQRGLKSIERLAQDKFRKVIIILWNDKFILLCPYDRYEDQVTIINHLKIEMEEIQKKLIKDIPEYTFTVGISRPYPGINGLREGYAEASKAIQLGRPIYGHNTCIYFGELGVYRILSLLKENLDVKLFYDETIGQLLTYDLTHDAHLTESLIAYFNRDFNVVDAAKDLFVHPNTIKYRLQRIEEVTGCCLQESEGRLKLHLGLKISKILN
- the allB gene encoding allantoinase AllB, whose amino-acid sequence is MFDLVIQNGLIVTPQLTSRNDIGIVDGKIAAVGKIDRTKAREIYNADGKYVFPGFIDEHVHSRDPGLTDKEDFAHSTMSAAAGGVTTILEMPNSIPPVKDVESFDLRVRELKSKAYVDYGLWGMVLGDLNQKDLPGLAKAGVVGFKLFWGYGLNKKTLALIYNFSSADDVMMPPDEGEIYDAFRVIEQLKKPLAIHAENSYIITRLTLQERASGHIDYASFLRSRPPFSEAITIQNGIMLAKATGVHLHIVHVSSSEGLECIKSARAEGLPITGETCPHYLVLSDEDYSRLNGNMKVYPPIREKYHQNKLWEGIQSGVIQTIGSDHAPHEEKEKKGDIWTVPAGACGVQTLVPLMLHAASQGKITLNQVAALLSENPARIWGLYGQKGALSKGSDADITIVDMNVIRKLSNEELFSKNKINPFVGMEIQGAPIASFLRGIQVMEDGKAITGPIGQLIKPSTSCQSNW
- a CDS encoding MFS transporter, with protein sequence MLEAAIERTNIIEVSQTEKRRNIWAAGLGYLADGLDQLIISYTLPAIVATFALTTIQAGSIATATMIGTWLGAYVFGFLADYFGRVKTFTYSILVYALATGISAFSPSYEYLMILRFLVGVGIGGEFGIGMALVTETWPSKWRARAGSYVAVGFSIGALLASIVTLLVMPIWGWRGVMVVGVIPAALAVWSRLKIKEPAIFEENKSSGNKKFPLVYLFNTTTRAKATIGLWFMTAVQNFGYYGIMIWMPTALAKYHHYSLADTTEWELITTAGMIGGIILFGVLCDKIGRKPMYITLFLLTAIVIPIYFSISNPSIVLFGGFVLGAVVNGGMGGYGAILSEHFPTAARSTAENFIFGTGRGIGGGFGPLLIGLLAVHMSLYAALGFLFIVYPFAALFTWLLVPETKGIELPA
- a CDS encoding ATP-binding protein, giving the protein MFRDNRLTTALVDRLILHAYILAFTGESYRLKYCAV
- a CDS encoding purine-cytosine permease family protein; translated protein: MKHSNSRDRREDYALRYVPQSFRLWHWSSIFSVLIGSSTAMFFLAWGSELTFEYGTIPTILGMVFGVIMIGSVGFFFSWIGSQTGLDSDLITRGSGYGFMGSAIASIVYSFNYIMFFAFEGSILVAALHSGIPTVPNLVWEILIGVIFIVFATWGMVFLNWLMWITLPIYILAMGIVWYHVAHMIHQIPWLSYHPAVAPSTTSGPILLQLAATVFALISMGTQGADLGRFVRPKDKGIGSFFNGYMVMGFTFLVVVLMGSYFGLELNQSNPGTYFMSVLGFGGLLIALITQVRINTVNVYSGSLAYSNFFSRVFHFTPGRQWWGVLTAILGTILMMGDIFSRMLQILTFEGVFIIAWAMSVVSDTLFNKWMLKLSPPNYEYKRAFLPHFNIVGVGSLVGALVVAIPLAFGMGGSEGVSLAPFVSAVLGLVLPPVIALITRGKTYHVNSTAQVQPSSASLSTCTHCHDQFEAIDMVYCPFHKGGICSVCCGSEAHCHDMCKTTAKNISTPLSV